CCCAGCGCCACCGCCAGGTAGCTGAGCTTTTGCAGCGCGTTGTACCGTTGTGCCTCGTGGCCCCGGGCGAAGCGAAGCCGGGCGTGATCGACGACTTCCCGCCACAGGTGTGCCGGCGTCAGCTGGTCGCGGTCGGGCAGGAGATCGCGGCGCAGGTGGCCGCGCGCGAATCCGTGGGCCAGGTATACCAGGCCGTTTATCACCAGCATCCATGCGAACAGAAAATGCCAGTTTCTGCCTGCGCCAAGGTCATGATAAGAGGGAATGGTGAGCCAGGAAGGGAACGCCCGCGCCGTCATTCCGGCGTCTTCGCGCGAGACGCCGAGGAGTCCGGTGGTGTCCATGCGGATTGCGCCGATACGAAAAAAGCCGTGCAAGCCGTCTTCACGCCGCTGGGAGCCGATTTCGACGAATGCGGGATCCGCATCGGCACCGTACTTTCCCCAGTACAGCCCCGGATGCGCATTGAAGATTTGCAGTCCGCTGAGCAACAGGACGAACAGGCAAAGCGCGTTGATCCAATGCGTGATCCGCACGGTGGCGGAATGCCGATCGATGTACCGGCGGCCAAGGGCGGGGGGCTGTGCCGTCGCGGACTGCTGCAGGTCGGGTTTGGGTTTGGGTTTGTCCATGGAAACCTCGTGCGCCGGCCGGCCCATATGTCCGGCCGGCGATAACGAATGACCCCTCACATGGGGGGCACGACACCGTTCTTGCCAACCACCAGTTGACCGGCGGACAAGGCGCCGTCTGCGCTCTTCTCGGCAGGAATGAAAACGGCCGTGCCCGGCTTGACGTCGTCAGGCGTGGCGGGGGCCAGCGTCACTACCGGCGTGCCGTTGGGAATGGAAATCTTCTTTTCCTGCCCGTGAAAGTTGACCGTCACGACGCTGCCGTTCACGGATTTGACGGCATCGCCTACCGTTGCGTTCGTCATCGTGCTGTTGGGTTTCAGGTCCCATCCATAGCTGCCTTCGCCGCGCCCCTTCAAGGCGGGCGGGAAGATAAGCACCTCCAGGGCCCCGTCGCCGCCTTCCGATCCGGGCAGGGACGCGATGCCCACGAAGTCGCCGGGTTTGATGTCGCCGATGCTGGCTTTGACGACCGCGGACGCAGTCCAACCTTCCTTGAGCGTGACCGTGACGGATGTTCCATCGCGGGCGTTCACCTGAAGCTGATTTCCGGTCAGGGCGGCAACGGTGCCGCGAACACGAGCATTCTCGGGGGACGGGCCGGCGGCGATGGCCGTGGATAGGCCGCCGAACGCCAGCACGGCGCCGGTCAGGCTGCCGATCAGGAATCGACGAGTACGGGGAATATGCATGCTGAAGCTCCTGGGCGATATGGGAGTCGCCGATCACCAACCAACTAGTTGGTTGGGCGTTGAGAAAAAAACGGGCGCCTGGCATCAGCCCATGCGCCCCCGGAAGCCGGCCGGTCAGGCCGATGTCAAACGTTCGATCGCCGCGCGGGAAATGCAGGCGAATGTTTCTGGGTCGTCCAGCGCCCGCGCGGTAAGCATCGCGCCGTGCACCGTCGACATAAAGGTCCGTGCCTCCACGGCGGCATCGTCGCGCAGCTTGAATTGCTTTTTCGCGCTGCCTTGCTGCGAAACCGTCGCCGGCCACGCAATCAGATCCTCGAAATAAGCGCGCACCTCGTCGGCGACCGCTTTCGGGATCATGGGCAGCTCTCCGTTGCCCGGGGCGAAAGTTCTGTGTTCATGCCACCCAATCTACTAGTTGGTTGGGTGGCTGTCAATGCTTGCTCGTGGCCGTTTTTGCGTACCCGGCGTGAAGCCTGGGGGCCCGGCTCAACTCCGCCGCAGCGTTTCGATGTACGCGCAGAACATATCCGCCATGGCGTCCGCGTATGCCTCGATCTCCGCTTCGCTGCGGGGACTTTCCGAAAAACTCGCGCCGACGGCGCTGAAGGTCGTGCCGATCAGATCCGTGACCAGCGCACGCTTGGCGCCAGGTATGCCGGGCAGCAATTCCTCCATGAACCGTTCGAAGGTGCGGTCGGCGGCGGTGCGCACCTCCAGGGCTTCCGGGGCGTCGCGATAGAGCGGGGCGGCGTCGTTCAGCGCCACGCGCATCTCGGCTTCCTCGCATTCCGAACGGATGAAGGCATGGACCAGTGTGCGCAGCCGGTCCAGCGGCGGTCGGGCGGTGTCTTCCAGTATCCGGCTCAACAATCCGGTGGTCTGCTTCCACTCGTCCGCCTGCAGACGGAACAGGATTGCCGCTTTGTTGGGGAAGTACTGATAGACGGAACCGACGCTGACGCCCGCTTTCTCGGCCACACGCGCCGTCGTGAAGCGCGCGGCTCCTTCCTTGGACAAGACCTGGGCGGCGGCTTGGAGAATTGCCGCGACAAGCTCGGTGGAGCGTGCTTGCTGGGGTTGCTTGCGCGATGCGAGCGGGGGGCGGCGGCGAAGGCTCATGACGGCGCGTTCCAGGGCAAGAGCGGTTGGAAAGGCGGTGGTTATCGCGTCCATAACGCGATGGATGGTTCGCATCTTATCGTGGGGCGGATTGCCTTCCCAATCTGCCAATTGCGAGCCTTCCTGAGCGCAAATGCGAACATCCGCCGCCAGAGGAAGCGCCGCGCGAACCGTGCGTTACCCGAACGGCCGTGCTTTCTCTGGGGATTTCGATGCACGCCCAAATCGGTGCGCGCATGCGCAAACGCGAATGCCAATGCGAATAGAAAACGCGAATGATCGATCGTATTCTTTTTTGAACGCGAATGATGCTTCGCGTTTCCCAACACGCCGTGCCGGCGCGTTCAACGACCATCGGATTTCTTCATGACCACGACACTGACCACCGCGCCATTGGCGCCCCTGCTGGACCGCCTGTTCGAACAGGCCGAGGCCGCCACGGGCGCCTCGTTCGCCGACATCTCCGAAAAGGAGTTGCAGCGGCTGATGCGCAGCAAGACCGAATATCTGGATTTCTACGGGCGGCTGAAGGATCTGTGGCTGCCGGTATCCCGTGAAACCGGCAAGCTGCTTTATGTGCTGGCGCGCAGTAGCGGCGCTCGCAATATCGTCGAATTCGGCACGTCGTTCGGCATTTCCACATTGCACCTGGCCGCGGCGGTGCGCGACAACGGCGGCGGCCGCGTGATCGGCAGCGAATTCGAGCCTTCCAAGGTGGCGCAAGCGCGCCGCCATCTTGCCGAAGGCGGCCTGGCCGACCTCGTCGACATCCGGCAGGGCGACGCGCTAGAGACCTTGGGCCGCGAC
The sequence above is a segment of the Bordetella genomosp. 9 genome. Coding sequences within it:
- a CDS encoding O-methyltransferase, translating into MTTTLTTAPLAPLLDRLFEQAEAATGASFADISEKELQRLMRSKTEYLDFYGRLKDLWLPVSRETGKLLYVLARSSGARNIVEFGTSFGISTLHLAAAVRDNGGGRVIGSEFEPSKVAQARRHLAEGGLADLVDIRQGDALETLGRDLPDTIDLLLLDGAKSLYGDILDLVESRLRPGALIVADNADYSPDYVARVREPGGGYLSLPCAGHVELSMRLG
- a CDS encoding cytochrome b/b6 domain-containing protein, with protein sequence MDKPKPKPDLQQSATAQPPALGRRYIDRHSATVRITHWINALCLFVLLLSGLQIFNAHPGLYWGKYGADADPAFVEIGSQRREDGLHGFFRIGAIRMDTTGLLGVSREDAGMTARAFPSWLTIPSYHDLGAGRNWHFLFAWMLVINGLVYLAHGFARGHLRRDLLPDRDQLTPAHLWREVVDHARLRFARGHEAQRYNALQKLSYLAVALGLLPLMVLTGLTMSPGLDAAFPFLPAMFGGRPSARTLHFITASMLVLFVAVHLLMVVLSGFWNNVRSMIDGRYAIDRSGDER
- a CDS encoding TetR family transcriptional regulator, with amino-acid sequence MRTIHRVMDAITTAFPTALALERAVMSLRRRPPLASRKQPQQARSTELVAAILQAAAQVLSKEGAARFTTARVAEKAGVSVGSVYQYFPNKAAILFRLQADEWKQTTGLLSRILEDTARPPLDRLRTLVHAFIRSECEEAEMRVALNDAAPLYRDAPEALEVRTAADRTFERFMEELLPGIPGAKRALVTDLIGTTFSAVGASFSESPRSEAEIEAYADAMADMFCAYIETLRRS